ATGTTGCCGCACCAGAAGACGGAGGCGGTGCGCGTGCCGACGGCCTGCGCCAGGTGCCGCGGACCGCTGTCGTTGCCGACCATCACGTCGGCCGCGCTCAGCAGACCCACGAGCTCGGGCATCGGCAGCCGCCCGGAGGCGTCCTCGACGAGCCCCGCGACCGAGGCCTCCAGGCCGAGCGCGTCGACGATGTGCCCGCACAGACGGCGTTCGTCGTCGGCGCTGCCGAGCAGCACGACGCGCACGCCGTCGCACGCGAGCGCCGCGGCCAGCTCCGCGAAGCTCTCGATCGGCCAGCGGCGACGCGGATCGGTCGCGCCCGGGTGCATCGCGACCAGCGGCCGGTCGGCCTGGCCCCGGAAGGCGAGGCCCAGCTCGCGCTCGATCTCGGAGACGCCCACCTCGGGCTCGAGCTCGACGGGCGGCGCGCCCACCAGTCCCGCCACCTCGAGCCAGCGCATCACCTCGTGCTGAGCGGCGACGTAGTCGATGCCGCGGTCGAGCGGCGCGGCATCGGGGGTACGGGCTCCGATGGTGCAGCGCGCACCCAGCTCGAGCAGGAACGGGTTCGAGAAGCGCCCGCCGCCGTGCATCTGCGCGGCGAGATCGTACCCCTCCGCCCGCTGCTGCGCCAGGAACGACGCGATCGCCCGGTCGTCGACGCGTTCATCGGGGTCGGCGCCGACGCCCGGGACACGGGGCAGCTGCACGACCCGGTGGGGCGCGCCCCCGCGTCGCTGCAGCAGCTCGGCCGCGAGCCGGGTGCCGAGCAGGGTCACCTCTGCGTCGGGGTACGCGACGGCGAGCGCCCTGATCGCGGGCAACGCGAACAGCAGATCGCCGAGCCCGCCGGCGCGCAGCACCGCGATGCGGCGCACTCCCTCCAGGCGGCTGCCGAGCGGTGCGACCGCCGCCGGCGCCGTGCGGGGCCGCGCCCCCTCGCCGAGCCTCCAACGCATTCCTCTGCCTTCCTCCCCCGGGCGGAGAGCCGCCCCTGCTCCCCCTCATGCCCGCGACAGCCGATGCACAAACAGCGGGTGAGGGCGTTCGCGCCGACCGAAGGGG
The genomic region above belongs to Leucobacter muris and contains:
- a CDS encoding glycosyltransferase family 9 protein; the encoded protein is MRWRLGEGARPRTAPAAVAPLGSRLEGVRRIAVLRAGGLGDLLFALPAIRALAVAYPDAEVTLLGTRLAAELLQRRGGAPHRVVQLPRVPGVGADPDERVDDRAIASFLAQQRAEGYDLAAQMHGGGRFSNPFLLELGARCTIGARTPDAAPLDRGIDYVAAQHEVMRWLEVAGLVGAPPVELEPEVGVSEIERELGLAFRGQADRPLVAMHPGATDPRRRWPIESFAELAAALACDGVRVVLLGSADDERRLCGHIVDALGLEASVAGLVEDASGRLPMPELVGLLSAADVMVGNDSGPRHLAQAVGTRTASVFWCGNMLSAGPLGRQHHRAQISWTTRCPVCGADCTPERVAEWRCEHDVSFVGDVPVDAVLADVRDLLGPAPGAARRGPGR